The nucleotide window AACATCTGTGATATCTTTTTTGgttaattttttatttgtaaaaggtcagaaaatagtaaaaaatgtccaaaaaccaataatattcaatttaatattATGCAGAGCAAAGATGTTTAATAAGAAGTGTTTAAACTCAAAACTGAAAGAGAACTGTTTTTATAGTTTCAAATGTTAAATAGAGATATCACCTTTCATGGGATACATAAAATAATCTTGTAATAAAGTTATTCTTTATTCCTAATTAACAAGTGCACAGTATGACACACTGAATGTTTATATTTGCTctcatgaaataaaaacagctgattacTCAGTTTGATTGACACGACAGATGATCAGAGGGGCGGAGTTTTCACCACCATCATTAGTAAAGGGACAGAAGAATGGgcagagtttctcagtgaaggagcagccagtaaaggagtagataagagctgcagcatctacgtcataaaaggagaccagaccctcttcataatccacaaacacccccaccttctgaggctgagacttcagagagagaagGACTGAAGGGTTATTATTACCACTGTACTCATTTCCATTTGTCAAACATATAGTCCAGAAACCATCCTGAGGACTCAGTGTGATTTCTCCCTTCCTGTTGATCGACTCTCTGGCCACTCCTAAAGTCCATTCAGTCTtctctttaacctgaacctcaaagtaaaatctgcctgaagagaaactctgctttcctaacacacaaacacaataagaaAATCTCTTTGGGTTGTTTGGGAGTTTCTTCCACACATCACCATGATGTacttgtttcttctttttagaCAGGATGAGTTCAGGATGtgctgtatcaggatcaagagtcacatccactgcatactgctggaacctcttcagctcagcctcaaacagcttcttcatctgtttactgagtgtctcctccagctgagccacagcttTCACCACAGTCCCCTCATATGATGGATGGACGCTGATctctgtccagtctttggtgggtggagcagctttcagggacgggaagttttggaggaggtggaggtggtcttcagagtgtgagagcttctccacctcagagcttctcttcttcagctcagagatttcctgttccagctctttgatgaagttttcagcctgtttctctgttgttctttgcttctcttcaatcgtctcaatgagctcattcaggcttctctcaacagactccatcagagcggtgaagacctgaacaccttctgctttctctctgtctgcagcttcctcacTGAGGTCAACTGACTGTTTGATCGCTTCAATCTTCAGTCGTCTCTTCTGGATCATCTCctgaatttcagcctctgtcttccccagctctgccttctttccttcatattcttctttcagaggaacaaacacatgtgtcttgtggtctaaaacagagcagagcatgcagacacatgtctggtcggtcttacagaacagctccagaggtttatcgtgcttcatacacatcctgtcttccaggttctccacagggtccatcagctgatgtcttttcAGGCCTGACATTGTCAAATGAGgctccaggtgagtctcacagtaggaggtcagacacaccagacaggacttcagggccttcagtttggttccagtacagacgtcacagggaacttctcctggtttggcagcttgttgctctgagctgctgctgctggctttctgttgagctt belongs to Scomber scombrus chromosome 2, fScoSco1.1, whole genome shotgun sequence and includes:
- the LOC133999758 gene encoding E3 ubiquitin-protein ligase TRIM39-like isoform X2 codes for the protein MSAASCLRSEDQFLCSICLDVFTDPVSTPCGHNFCKNCINEHWNSNDQYLCPMCKKVFNTRPELHINTFISEMVSQFRQEAQQKASSSSSEQQAAKPGEVPCDVCTGTKLKALKSCLVCLTSYCETHLEPHLTMSGLKRHQLMDPVENLEDRMCMKHDKPLELFCKTDQTCVCMLCSVLDHKTHVFVPLKEEYEGKKAELGKTEAEIQEMIQKRRLKIEAIKQSVFTALMESVERSLNELIETIEEKQRTTEKQAENFIKELEQEISELKKRSSEVEKLSHSEDHLHLLQNFPSLKAAPPTKDWTEISVHPSYEGTVVKAVAQLEETLSKQMKKLFEAELKRFQQYAVDVTLDPDTAHPELILSKKKKQVHHGDVWKKLPNNPKRFSYCVCVLGKQSFSSGRFYFEVQVKEKTEWTLGVARESINRKGEITLSPQDGFWTICLTNGNEYSGNNNPSVLLSLKSQPQKVGVFVDYEEGLVSFYDVDAAALIYSFTGCSFTEKLCPFFCPFTNDGGENSAPLIICRVNQTE
- the LOC133999758 gene encoding E3 ubiquitin-protein ligase TRIM39-like isoform X1, whose amino-acid sequence is MSAASCLRSEDQFLCSICLDVFTDPVSTPCGHNFCKNCINEHWNSNDQYLCPMCKKVFNTRPELHINTFISEMVSHSSEQQAAKPGEVPCDVCTGTKLKALKSCLVCLTSYCETHLEPHLTMSGLKRHQLMDPVENLEDRMCMKHDKPLELFCKTDQTCVCMLCSVLDHKTHVFVPLKEEYEGKKAELGKTEAEIQEMIQKRRLKIEAIKQSVDLSEEAADREKAEGVQVFTALMESVERSLNELIETIEEKQRTTEKQAENFIKELEQEISELKKRSSEVEKLSHSEDHLHLLQNFPSLKAAPPTKDWTEISVHPSYEGTVVKAVAQLEETLSKQMKKLFEAELKRFQQYAVDVTLDPDTAHPELILSKKKKQVHHGDVWKKLPNNPKRFSYCVCVLGKQSFSSGRFYFEVQVKEKTEWTLGVARESINRKGEITLSPQDGFWTICLTNGNEYSGNNNPSVLLSLKSQPQKVGVFVDYEEGLVSFYDVDAAALIYSFTGCSFTEKLCPFFCPFTNDGGENSAPLIICRVNQTE
- the LOC133999758 gene encoding E3 ubiquitin-protein ligase TRIM39-like isoform X3, whose product is MSAASCLRSEDQFLCSICLDVFTDPVSTPCGHNFCKNCINEHWNSNDQYLCPMCKKVFNTRPELHINTFISEMVSQFRQEAQQKASSSSSEQQAAKPGEVPCDVCTGTKLKALKSCLVCLTSYCETHLEPHLTMSGLKRHQLMDPVENLEDRMCMKHDKPLELFCKTDQTCVCMLCSVLDHKTHVFVPLKEEYEGKKAELGKTEAEIQEMIQKRRLKIEAIKQSVDLKKQAENFIKELEQEISELKKRSSEVEKLSHSEDHLHLLQNFPSLKAAPPTKDWTEISVHPSYEGTVVKAVAQLEETLSKQMKKLFEAELKRFQQYAVDVTLDPDTAHPELILSKKKKQVHHGDVWKKLPNNPKRFSYCVCVLGKQSFSSGRFYFEVQVKEKTEWTLGVARESINRKGEITLSPQDGFWTICLTNGNEYSGNNNPSVLLSLKSQPQKVGVFVDYEEGLVSFYDVDAAALIYSFTGCSFTEKLCPFFCPFTNDGGENSAPLIICRVNQTE
- the LOC133999758 gene encoding E3 ubiquitin-protein ligase TRIM21-like isoform X4, with protein sequence MSAASCLRSEDQFLCSICLDVFTDPVSTPCGHNFCKNCINEHWNSNDQYLCPMCKKVFNTRPELHINTFISEMVSQFRQEAQQKASSSSSEQQAAKPGEVPCDVCTGTKLKALKSCLVCLTSYCETHLEPHLTMSGLKRHQLMDPVENLEDRMCMKHDKPLELFCKTDQTCVCMLCSVLDHKTHVFVPLKEEYEGKKAELGKTEAEIQEMIQKRRLKIEAIKQSVDLSEEAADREKAEGVQVFTALMESVERSLNELIETIEEKQRTTEKQAENFIKELEQEISELKKRSSEVEKLSHSEDHLHLLQNFPSLKAAPPTKDWTEISVHPSYEGTVVKAVAQLEETLSKQMKKLFEAELKRFQQYAVDVTLDPDTAHPELILSKKKKQVHHGDVWKKLPNNPKRFSYCVCVLGKQSFSSGRFYFEVQVKEKTEWTLGVARESINRKGEITLSPQDGFWTICLTNGNEYSGNNNPSVLLSLKSQPQKVGVFVDYEEGLVSFYDVDAAALIYSFTGCSFTEKLCPFFCPFTNDGGENSAPLIICRVNQTE